TGAAAGGAATCAAGTTCACCTACCATCAGATGAGGAGTCTGGTAGGTATTTTGCAAGTCGATATTTCTAAGTACATCACACAAGTGGTATTAGAGGAAACGCCATCGAGAAAGAAATGTATCCTCACCCCTTCTCACACccgccaaaaataaaaagaaaataccagGAAAGTTGAGCATTGGACAGAACGGATTTTTACATACCTGTAAATGGCTTTTTACATGGTATATAGTTAAACCTTGTACACCCATCACTCTCAAAACACCTTTGGGCGTAGCACCTAGAAAAAGATTAAAAGGAAATAACATAAGAGTAAATAAACAATATCACTACAGAAATGGACAGATATCTCCATTGGAACTCAGAAATATGCATGTAACCTAGATCTTTGGTCATGCAAAATATCATCTGCTGATCTCAACTAAGTTCTCAAACATATTACATACGCCACATATGTAAGATCAAGTATGATTTAAACCTGGGACCAATTTTTATCCAAAGAATCATTTATGACATAACTGGAAGGTCATTATGGGTTGATGTGTTTGAATTCACTGATGAATTGTGAGCTGAAAAAAACTGTCAACAAACTAAAAGCTGTTCTTCCCTCAGTTAAATGGAAAAACAACCTCAATTTTTTCTATGGTTTCACACAACAGGAGATTGCTCAGTAGCCCAGGACAAGAACACCTATTAGATATACACGTGTCTGGTACGAGAAATAGTAAATTCCATCTTAGTTGATGAAACTACGGAAAAACACATACAAAGTTGAGTCAAGATTTCGTCCACGTAAGCACAAAACAGGGTCAAAAATTTCCTTCACAGATATCACCTTCGACTTATATACAGTTTAAATCCTGCACACCAGCAGATAAATGCGACAACCAACAGAAAAAACAAATTCCAGCTGACCAGATAAAAGTTGAGGGTGACTCACGATCTGGGCCACCAAGTTGTACCACGGCGTCAACAAAGCGTTCGTGAAGCTCGTGCGTCCAACGCAATCTCTGTTTTGAGGCGAGGTTAGGGTTGTTGAGACTGTTTCCTCCACTGACAGCATCCATTGCGTTGATGACACTGTCAAACTGTTAACCATGAACAACAAAGTTGTTGGGGACTAAGCCTGAACAAAGCCTGAACTATGAACATCCTTTATTTACctgaaaacaaatgaaaaagagCACCGTAATAATTCATAATGCATAAAGTAAAgcattaaagaaagaaaatgtcATGACTCGTACCAATCAAAATCTTATCTAACATATCGATCATATGAGAGAAATAATTTCATGCCAAATAAGTAGCTTGAAATTCTTGAAATGAATCATCATTTACAAAAGTGCTGTGAATTATATGTTCTTTTATGGTAAATAAAGATAAACAGTAAAACTTGAATATCATCATGCAAAAAGGGAAGCATGGCAACCAGATTGTGGTAGGGCTATCTATCCTTCTCTCATGAGTATTCTACAACACTTAATCACAAGTACTGAAATTGAAAAATTTTAGTCTTTCGAAAGGTTGCAAGTTAAGGAGTGTAAACTGGAAAGGCAAAAAGCAGAAGACATTGCTACTGTACTGTGCAGATTTGCGAGAAAATGAAAACAAGTTGTCAACATTCAAACACAAAGTATGCATACATCCGTGAATCTACCAAATATGAATTTAGATTTGAGACAAGGAAAGCATGCTTATATTCAATTCAttcatatttgtttgtttgttgaggAGAATTGGAGAATTGGAGAAAGAAGAGGAGAAGCGAAGAGACTTACACAACTCGGACGACGGATCTAGCCTCCTCAGTCATATTCCAATTTCCCAACTATGATCTCTCcactcctctcctctcctctcctctgcGTGGGTGTGGTAATAGTAATTCAGAAGAATTCAGAACAAGGGAGGAGGTCtgagttttggagaaaatggcTCTCTCTATTTCTCACACAGAGACAGATGGTCTCTGGTTTCCTGGTCTCCGGTCTTCGGTCTTAAGAGAGAGAGGCAGCACCAAGAAAGTATAAAAACAGCTGAAAAAAGATTTGAGACTTTGGACCCCTACCGGTTATAAAATAGGTAAAAGTTAGGGGATAATATTTATTAGTAATAGGAGCGAAGTAGGTGTAAAATATTATACTGTAACTATAACATAAagagataacaaataaaagatggagggatagataatgatgttattgatctttccttgttttcaGTGTATCTTTAAAGCATACGGAGCgttctatttatagagcaactccgaACAAACGTATTAACTATACATTAAAATTTACAGCACACATCTTTTGACAATACGATCCTCCTTCATTTCCCAAGTCAATATCACTTTGTGTGGACGTTGAAAAATCTACCAATGTTTTCAATATCATTGTGGGCACTCATTAACCCACTAGTATTTTCAACACCACCCAAGTTGTATAGAGTTATTTAGCTAAGAATTATAGTATTGATTTCGAACTGTAATATACTTATAGCTTTAATCattgaattgaaatttttattttttttaatataaaatgcaTCACACTACGCATTGATGACAGATTAGTCatttttttcatgcatttttGGCAGCCCATGAGGCAACAGTGTTTGGCTTTGGGGTTAAACAGTACGCCAAAGTAGAATTGGTGGCTCCAAATTCTTTACTCGCTTTCCACTAAATCAACTCCTTAGGGTTGAAAGTTCATTGAAATTGGAATATGAGACTAACTTAGAGCACGGGTCAATGACGCTAATTTCAagaaaatttttgttaaaaataaattcgTAAAGTCTCTTGATTTATTTCTTAGAGCTGCTATGTGCGTTTCTTGTGCTTAGTTTTGACAATAATTCTCACATAATTGTCTGAAGGACCAATGCCCCACACAtaatattaaattcaaatactaatttaatgaattttctaGTTATATTTAATTGGATTTTTATCGTAAATGATCTCTAAATTTTACTTTTACCATCAAGATGATATCTGAAATTGAATTATTAAATTAGACTTGTGTGATTTTTTTAGTTATTAAATTATTGaacttatttgtaatttttttaatttaatgagACTTGTGTaatccatttatgtgtcacattagcacataacaaaaattttgacagaattgtgacgAAAATGCTACATTGATTTGGCACACGTACTTGCAGGACTACATCGatcgatttttaatttcaaggaccattttgatgtcgcaggtcaatttcagagaccattttgatgtcaatggtcaatttcaaggactatttgtaagaaaaagaaaaaaaaaagacttataagacccatttatgtgccacatcattgacgaaatttttaacaaaattgtgaTGGAAGGACCACATtaatttgcgacacctattttaaAGGACtatatttattgattttcaatttcaaataccATCTAGATTGTGAGAGTTAATTTTAGGAACCAtttgtgatttaaaaaaaaaattaccatatTTAATTTGAAAGATATTGTATTTAAGAATGCACAAGTGGTGATAATATCgtttgattaaaataaaaagaatgcaCAAATAGTGGATTACCCTAGTGATTAAGATCTCCCTCTTCAACCTACTCTGCCACGGGTCAAATTCTCCCTCCACTTGTAGTCTAGATTTGATGAGTAATATCATttgtaattgaaaaaaaaaactataataatccGGTATACAAAAGCTAGCATTCATTTGTTGGACAACAAAACATGCAAACATTCATTTCTTCATTCAACATTTATTGAATCTAGCAAGCTTTCCTATTCAATCCAACCCTGACACTAAACGAGGCGCTACACCACAGAATTCTCAAGTCTCAACCACAAGCATTCATAATTTAGTTTGTTTCACCCGAAACAAATATTTTGCAAATATTATATTTGCGACGCAATTCGTTGTGCATTATATTTAAGCCACTAGTATGTTGAATTTACAGTTTGGGGGTTGAGACAACTAGTTTTCACTTTCATTTCCAGCCAACCAAATGGGCAAGAAAATATTGTAACGCAGAGTGAACAAAAGGACGTCACTGTGGTCATGCTCAAATTCAGCCCTACATGCCATACGTAGCAATACCATGAGGAGGATCAGTTGGGGCTACACTAATCTCTCGGGTTCTCACCTTGGCTTCGCCCCAAATTAAAGATCCATTGCCGTTGTCCAGGCTCAACATTCTTTTTTTTCCGCCACCTGGAGATCCTTCCAAGGTCAGTCCTCCAGGACTCTCATGTGACGTGAGGCAGCTTTCAGTGGAGCAATCAGCTCTCTGGGTATGGATGCAAATTGGCAGCTCTTCACCTATACCATGAACCCCAACAGCATCTGTGGATTGCGACGAGTAGAAGCCAAGCATGTCAAGGGAAGTACCTTTTAGGTTCTTATTCCCCGATTCATGGCATTTATGGCCATCTGTATCAGTAACTGAACCTCCAATGAATTGATCAGCAAGCATCTTACAAGCTCTCTCAAGCATGGCCATATATCTTCGCTCTGCATCCTGGCGAATCTGCAAGTGCTTCTCAGCCTACAATAACAATGGCAACAAGTTCTTACTTACTGGTAGATGCTAATTTTGGCATTTAAACGATCATGaaaaaaatctacaaaatgGGCAAAATAGAAACAAGCACACACGTTTCACCTACATTACCTCAACCTGCACATGTAATTTACTTTGCACTTCCATCTGTGCTCGCAATGCCTCCTTAACTTCATAACCCCTGAAGATGACATTTTGgaaaaaccaaacatttaaTGTAAAATGACCTATTATGCATCAAAAGGTTCTgagaaaaaagttgaaaactctCTTACTCATTCAAATCAGAAGTTGGCAAATTTGGTGAAGAATTGCCGGTAGCAGGGCTTTCTAGAAGGTAGGAAGCTGACAATCCTCATAATGATTGGCAAAACAAGTCAGACACAAAATTTAAGATTCCACTCACAGAATACATCTTTTAGAGGGATTTAAAATAGGCAGCCATAAAGTATGGTTATCTAAGAGGTAGCAAGGGTGGGAAGAAAGAGCGAGCACTTATTGTCGGGGAATAAATTGGTTGTACTACATCCTTAGAGTTTTAAGTTTTTGGGAACACAGGAACCAACAGAAAAAGGTCCCATAGTTGAAGATTGAGGGTTCAAGTATTGCTAGTGCAATCTCCCAAATTAATAACTAAATTGAGTTTTCTGTGTTGAGCTCTCTTGTATTAGAATGAGGCTGcatgtaaaaaaattatcaaggcGTAAAAGAATTGTTGTCTCACAATACATACGTGGAAACTTAGTTGGCTTATCAATGTTCTTGGTTGTAAGGATAAGTTTGCAACAAGTTTTGAGGGAAGTTAAAGTTTTGTCAAGGGCCTATATCTCCACCTCCCTTATTTCATACTGTAAAGAACCTATTCCATtgcaaaaaaaacccaacaaaacttTAGGGAACTAAACTAGCACCAAATGTGAATGGGCTCAAAGAGAGAGTTATAAGAAAACGTACCATCCTTGGATATGTCGGCCATATCCTtgcctgattgcttacctagtctGTATTTCTGCAATGCAGCAAGAAACAATAAGTTGGTACAAGTGTTTGAACTTTGGTAACGCAGTGATAATTGATTTAAGTCCAAAAAGAAACCTGCAGGTGACTCTTCAAATGAAAAAGTGTGAGGCCCTTGACATTCATTGTCCGCATAATGGCCTTTGGCGTAGCTTCTGCAAATAAATTGAAGCTCTCATCATAATCCTAAACGGGTTGAAGATTCAAGGACGCGAGAGATTGGCAACGGCTAGCAGCCAACTTAGAATTTAGAAAGTAAAGCAGCTCTGATGAGCTCCATCTGATTCTAATTTGTGACTGAATTATACAtacaaacatacatacatacatacatacacacacaaacaGATGTAGCAGGCTACCAGCTCAAGCCTCAAATTCAATCTTTATTAATTGCTTGTTGAAACAagcttcaattcaattcaatgttGTAATATTATAGGCATAGCCGCACAGCACAGGTAGAGAAGAATAGGTGAAAGAAAGGGATCTGAGTTCATCAATCAAAACCCTATCAAATGATAATAACAATAAGTTAAAAGAAAAGTGGGAAACGGAAGACTGACTGGAGGAACCGCCGAGCTGAGTGACGGCATCGACAAATCGTTCGTGAAGGTCAGCTGTCCAACGAAGACGGGGTTTGGGGTCGGAAGTTAAGACAAGGCAAGgatctcctcctcctctgtgACTGTGACCTTGCATTTGCATATCTTCCTCACCAACCATGCCTCCTCCTTCGTGCATCAGTACCGGAAACATCTTCCTCCCTATCCCTCTCCCTCCTCCGAATCCTCTCTCAAAACCCAATCTCCACAACCAGAGTTGTTTTTCTCCCCTCTTGCTTAGCTGGGACCTGGGTGTTGGTTATGGAAATGGGGAATTTTGTGGATGGTGAGAGATAAAAAGGAGAGGCAAAGGTGAAAAGATGACTGCCGTACTACTTACTGCGGCTACAGTTTCATGCCTTTTAGAAATTTGTCCGTTTCTGTactatttcttttcaaatttgctTCCATAGAAATAGTGTGTTATTGTCTAACAAGTGTCGTGTCGCctatttaaaaatttatttaagaAACGATTGTGACGTGGTATATTAATAACATGAGAAAATCTATCATTATGTTACTTTAGGTTTAGGTGCCTTgttaacaaacaaacatacagtCGTGCAGCTTGCGTGCGTGCTTGCGAAGTAAATTGGTAATTAGTGTTGTCCAAGTCCAGTTGTTGatagaaataaaatgaaacatttgATTTGTAAGTTTGAATATAACGAGGTATTAGTGTGGTTTCTTCGTAGCAAAGTGAAGCATACAATACTACGCCCATCCATCGAGACCTAGTGTGAAATGTCAAGAATGGATTAATTGATTCAAAGCCTGTAGGCATGCAAATGCTTGGCCCATCTTCTAGCCATGTAAGCGTCATGGTAGTCCCAACTTTCTACACTACTAGTACTTGTACTAGACCTCCCGCCGATGATTGCACCACTCGTCCCTGATGCAGCACCACAAGCAAATCCTCCCCGTCCTCCTCTAACCGTTGCattactactactactactctTACCAACATCATCTCCTAGTCCTACCTTCGCCACTGTTTCCCCTGTTGTCATCTCATCACCCTCCTCAATGTAGCTATATCCCACACAAATATGTTCACACACGCCCAAGTCCACtaagattttcttttcttcaccTCCTCTTAGCTCTCCTATTCTCACGATCCGACTGCTTCTGCTGGCCTCCTCCCCTATTCTCATCCTCAACTCAATTTCTCTAATCATGCCGCCTAGGATTCTTCTTAGCAAATCTTCAAACTCATGCATGATATATCCATTCGAAGTGCCAAATCCAAATCCTACATGGAAGCGATGGACTGGAATCGGCACATCCATGTCCATTGCAGCATGGTAGGATCGCATTGGGCTGTCAGACAGATGCAGGATGCCACACTCTGGGTTCTTGTATGCACGATCTTCAAGTATCTTTATCCCCTTCTTGATCCCTTCCACGGGATCTGCTTGCCCCATGTAGAACAGACGATCAATAACCTGTTGGGCTGTTCGCTTTCCATAAGATGTCATGCGTCTCAAAGGGAAGACGCGAGCAGCAGCTGATGAGTAGGTAACAATGGCCAAACGATCAATTGGTCTAAGGGAAAAAACCACCAATGCCATGCACTGCTTGAGAAGCCTCAAGTGCGGTCCATTGGGGCTAGCAACCAACACCAAGTCTGTTGCTCGTTGGTTGGCTAATTTCACAGAAAGGTATGCTCTGTCTGAGAAGGCACACATAGTATAAGACTTTGGCCTGGTTGGTGATTGTAACAATGATGAGGAGCTACAGCTTAGGTGATGTGGGGGCGGATGATATGAATATGGAGTAAACAAACTAGGGGGTGCACTATGTGGGATGGGTATCAAACAGAATTGGAGACGGGGGAAACTAGAGACGTGGTCAGGCTCAATTGGGTCGTCATCATCATAGTGAGCAGAGCGCAAGAATGAGCGCCTGTGGATGCGGAAAGTGGCAATAGAGTCATCCAGGATTTGGAAGATAGGGTCAGCTCGGTTGCAAGAAGACAGGGAACCCCAAGGTGGGTTCAGATTGCGGGGCAGCTGGGTCCAATGGGCGCGGCAAATGGGGCAGGTAACACTACCATGGCGAACATTGGAGGAGATGCAGGAAAAGTGGAAAGCATGGGAGCACTGGGCCGTGAATATAGCCTGCCCTGGGCTGCTCCCCTTGCTATGGTAACTCAGAGGGTCTAGACATATTGCGCACAAACTCTGCCATAAGaatcaacaaataaaaaggTAAGGAGATGGACCTGGAACTAAGAAAACATAATGCCGTGACTAGCTCAAAATGATTGGAACTGCATTCTAGCCAGTCTAGGTCTGGAtattaatatgaaattagaaTAATTGTTACTCGTGCATTGAAGAAACCAGTAGTTTTAATATGATAATGATATTTTGAGGAGGGACACGGAACTCATAAATCTGACTAAATCCTCAAACAATAGCCATCTGGTCAAAAGTTATGTAATAAGATGATAAGATCACTGTATTAAGAGTAAGATATAATGATCTGGTGCAACAATCAAGTGCTGCTACTTATTTGCAAACCTACttattgttcttgttttttttggCAACCTACTTATTTGTTCTTTTAacttacaaaaaatcattttggCAAGAGGCTTACAACGAAAGCTGTTCATTCGTGTCATTACTAAAAATCACAACAATTATTATGCTTAGAGTGGATTCAATCTTTGGATCGGTTATTTTGAAGATTATGCACCAAAAGTTTACCACAAAACTAGTGTAAACTCGATGAAAAATGGATTGACATGAAACTCTAAATTTGTAAGATTATCATCATTGACGAGGCAGGATCACCTTAGCAGAAGGCACATTGCTATAATTGATTGTCATTTCCGTTTCTTttgcaccttcttcttcttttgctgctgctgttgctggtTGGACATTCGTTGGGTTTGTTGGAGACACGGCTGAAGAACCTGAGATCtgtgaaaacaaagaaaacacaaGTGATTCTTAAAACAGGGTAATATACAATTGCAGAAGAAAACCCGAGTTAAATAAACGATAAAAACAAGGGGGGGAAGAGAGGGGTGGATTTGAATAATAAATAGTTGAATTGGGGTGGGAGGGGAAGTAAGAGTTACAGTGGGAGTGGTAGTGTTGGTATGATCGGAGACGATGGTCTTTCTGCGGGAGAAGGAACCACCACATGCATTTGCAGCAGCCACCGCCATTTTCTTTGCTGCTTTTCTCAGTTTTGAAGAtgcgcctcctcctcctcccatccgtctctctctttctttcactctctctctctctctctctctctctctctctctctctctctctctctctctctctagtaaTGACAGAGAAGTCTGCCTATGGGTAATGGGTGGTGGTATCTTCttgattcctctttcttgttgTTGAGATTCCCTTCCTTCAAAGTTCAACAACCTGACTGACCTGGACCTGCACGGCTGCACCTGCTTGTTGAAATTGAAAGAGCAGAGCAGACTCAGAGCAAACAGACAAGGCTTTCTGCACGCTTGAGCAAAATTTGTCCCACATCTCGTCCAGCCTCCACTACAAAATACAAACTACTCGATCCAATTCAAATTCTAATCCTAATGGTTGATGTTCCCGTTTCTCccatcataaaattaaattattgtcAATTTATCCCACTCGGCCGGTCCTCGCTCAACCTCCACAACCCAcccatctatatatatatatatatatatatatatatatatatattatatacacacacacatataaataaaatataatatatatatatatgcgcttTATAATGATGTACTACCACTTTACCAATTAAATACTCCCACAAACGACCTTTATCatttcttcccttttcctttctaCAACGCCTATTtctctttatcttttcttttctctcgccGGTTTATGCTTTGTGGCACAGTGGCACTGCTTGgtgtttaaaattaaattaagatatATAACTTATTAGGAATAAATGACAGAAATTGTatctaatatttaatttgaaGGTAGAAGATGAAATTCCCATTATTATTAGCTTGAATAACAAGTCATAGcattgtgttgaattttctaaGAGGAAGTAAGTTAACAATTCTTTACTCACTACACCAACATTGTTCCTCAATTTGTATCTTAACATATGCACAACATGAACATGACATTTACAAGGTTTTATTGCAAAATACATTTAAGATGTAATTCAACATGGAATCACTCAACATACGTCAGTTTTAGTATAACTAATTTCCAACAGTGGATTCTTGTACATTTCAACACGCACAATTAAGACCACCACATGATGTATCACACATGCAACCGATTTCACATTAGTCATTTCAGTTTAGAAGTAAGGCAAAGTAGTACACTCGTTAATTCACACAAGGCAATGTAAAAACTCTAATTTGGGCTTAGTCAAACAACCCGTTTtaatattatgtcaaaattaTTGAGAGACAAGTGAATGGCCTCACTGTTAGTCAGACTGATAATTTCTTCTGACTTGCATCTTACTAAATGCATATTGTGGTATGTGTGAGACAGTGAGAGTATCATCACAAAATATTTGGGTGCaactaaagaaaaaaataagaaaaagcaaattaaagagaaaaagataggagagagagaaaaggagaaaaagacaTCGGACGGACCACAATTTTTGTAAAAAGAGGAGAAAGAGACCGTTGGTCTGGATTTGAATTTCAAAGCTTGGTAAAAAAGAACAAGTATGATGGCACGCGGCTACACCAAAAGTAACTGGATGGATGGGAATGGATTGGAGTTGGAGTTGGAGTTGGAGTGAACAGAAAAAAGGAAGTGGATGGGGTTGGCGCCAAAAATGTTTATCTTCCTCTTCTATTTGCATCTGCACACTGCATTCCATATTCCGTGTtctatattcaaagctattttactTTAATTTGGAAATGACTAATTGAGTCAGTCAGTGAGAACTTGAGACTTGAGAGGGAGGGGAAGGGAAGAGGGAATCTCTCCCTTTTTTGTGAGAGACATGCCAAATTACAAATGCCCCCCATGGCCCATTGGAAAGCCTTCTCTTGCTCTTCTTTCTTGCACATGAAAAGAAGCAAAAGGCCAATTTAAAGGTTGCTGttgtcctcctcctccacctcctctcAGTGTCCTCACCAGCTTCGCTATTTGCTAAGTATAATACTTGAGTATTCACTAGTGAATGCTCAATTTTAACAATATGTCAcacatgttttattgttttaaaaaattaatagacatgttatttatttttctttagttaaaaaataaataaataaacacgtgACATTTTTTTTAGACCAAATCAAAAGGTGAGTACTCAATTATTATTCATTTGCTAACACTACCCTACCCCGCAACCTTGAATCTGACCGGATCAATTCCATTTGTCCTATCAAAATttgattatttaaattttaaactgATTAATTAGGAGAGAGACGGACGGCACGACATCTAGGTCATCTAATTTCATTTTTGTCTCTCTTTTTGTCTATATAGTTACATATGTCTCAATACTTATCATTGTTGCCAAGAAATGAGCAAAATGATTTACTAGATTTGAAAAATATCTCCCCGATACAGTAGCAATTGGCAGGTGAAGACTCTTTTCGAAGTATT
This genomic stretch from Pyrus communis chromosome 2, drPyrComm1.1, whole genome shotgun sequence harbors:
- the LOC137725755 gene encoding protein PHR1-LIKE 3-like isoform X3, which encodes MFPVLMHEGGGMVGEEDMQMQGHSHRGGGDPCLVLTSDPKPRLRWTADLHERFVDAVTQLGGSSKATPKAIMRTMNVKGLTLFHLKSHLQKYRLASYLLESPATGNSSPNLPTSDLNEGYEVKEALRAQMEVQSKLHVQVEAEKHLQIRQDAERRYMAMLERACKMLADQFIGGSVTDTDGHKCHESGNKNLKGTSLDMLGFYSSQSTDAVGVHGIGEELPICIHTQRADCSTESCLTSHESPGGLTLEGSPGGGKKRMLSLDNGNGSLIWGEAKVRTREISVAPTDPPHGIATYGM
- the LOC137725755 gene encoding protein PHR1-LIKE 3-like isoform X2; protein product: MFPVLMHEGGGMVGEEDMQMQGHSHRGGGDPCLVLTSDPKPRLRWTADLHERFVDAVTQLGGSSKATPKAIMRTMNVKGLTLFHLKSHLQKYRLGKQSGKDMADISKDASYLLESPATGNSSPNLPTSDLNEGYEVKEALRAQMEVQSKLHVQVEAEKHLQIRQDAERRYMAMLERACKMLADQFIGGSVTDTDGHKCHESGNKNLKGTSLDMLGFYSSQSTDAVGVHGIGEELPICIHTQRADCSTESCLTSHESPGGLTLEGSPGGGKKRMLSLDNGNGSLIWGEAKVRTREISVAPTDPPHGIATYGM
- the LOC137725755 gene encoding protein PHR1-LIKE 3-like isoform X1; translated protein: MFPVLMHEGGGMVGEEDMQMQGHSHRGGGDPCLVLTSDPKPRLRWTADLHERFVDAVTQLGGSSKATPKAIMRTMNVKGLTLFHLKSHLQKYRLGKQSGKDMADISKDGLSASYLLESPATGNSSPNLPTSDLNEGYEVKEALRAQMEVQSKLHVQVEAEKHLQIRQDAERRYMAMLERACKMLADQFIGGSVTDTDGHKCHESGNKNLKGTSLDMLGFYSSQSTDAVGVHGIGEELPICIHTQRADCSTESCLTSHESPGGLTLEGSPGGGKKRMLSLDNGNGSLIWGEAKVRTREISVAPTDPPHGIATYGM
- the LOC137726794 gene encoding E3 ubiquitin-protein ligase WAV3-like, which produces MGGGGGASSKLRKAAKKMAVAAANACGGSFSRRKTIVSDHTNTTTPTISGSSAVSPTNPTNVQPATAAAKEEEGAKETEMTINYSNVPSAKSLCAICLDPLSYHSKGSSPGQAIFTAQCSHAFHFSCISSNVRHGSVTCPICRAHWTQLPRNLNPPWGSLSSCNRADPIFQILDDSIATFRIHRRSFLRSAHYDDDDPIEPDHVSSFPRLQFCLIPIPHSAPPSLFTPYSYHPPPHHLSCSSSSLLQSPTRPKSYTMCAFSDRAYLSVKLANQRATDLVLVASPNGPHLRLLKQCMALVVFSLRPIDRLAIVTYSSAAARVFPLRRMTSYGKRTAQQVIDRLFYMGQADPVEGIKKGIKILEDRAYKNPECGILHLSDSPMRSYHAAMDMDVPIPVHRFHVGFGFGTSNGYIMHEFEDLLRRILGGMIREIELRMRIGEEASRSSRIVRIGELRGGEEKKILVDLGVCEHICVGYSYIEEGDEMTTGETVAKVGLGDDVGKSSSSSNATVRGGRGGFACGAASGTSGAIIGGRSSTSTSSVESWDYHDAYMARRWAKHLHAYRL